GTCTTCTAAATTTAGAGAGTTTTGAACCTCCTGTTAAAAGTATTTATCCGGATGGTACAGAGATGACAGCAAGCATGCATCCTGCTAAAAAGGTATTTAAATCTGGTAAAGAAATTTCTAATGAGCTTATTGGTGTTTATAATTTTGTAAATCAGGATTATATATGGTTGAATTTAACAGCAATCCCTTTAATTGATCATTTGGGTCAGGTTAAAATGGTTTATACTGTTTTCGAAGATATAAGTAATAGAATAAAAACAGATGAGTTGTTGGCTGATAATGTTGCTAGATCTGAAGCTTTGTTGAAAACCATACCAGATTGTATTATAAGAATCGATAAAAATGGTAAACTTTTAGATTTTCATGGAGAGGATTTAGAATTGTTTTTCCTTTATAAACCCGTTGTAGATGAGGATGTTAGGTTTTTGTTTAAACCTGATTTTTATCGTTTTTTTTCTGATAAAAAAGATCAGCTTAAGAATAGAAAAGAACTCCTCATTTTTGAATATCAGAATATTTCTTCTAGTAGTAAAAAGTTATTTTTTGAAATTAGGATGAGCTGTAATGAGAACAACGATATTACAGCAATTATACGAGATATTAGCACCACTAAAACATCAGAACAAAAAATAGAGGAAGCAAAAAGACAACATTCTACATTAATGGGGAATTTGAATGGTGTTGTGTACAGGTGTTTGGCTGATAAGAATTGGACCATGCTTTTTGTTAGCGATGGAGTTTACGATTTAACTGGCTATAAAGCTTCTGAATTACTTAATAATTCATTTATATCATACGGAAATATGATATATGATGAAGATAGAAAAAAGGTAGAAGATGTTGTAAGTGAGGCATGTATGGTAAACAAAAGATTTAGTGTTGAATATAGGGTGTTAACAAAAAGTGGTAAACTAAAATGGGTATTCGAACAGGGCCTTACTATAAAAGATTCATCAAATAAAATCCTATTTATTGAAGGATATATCAGTGATATTACAGAGCGAAAACAAGCTCAGGAAAACATAGAATCGCGCGAGGCAAAGTATAGGTTATTGTTTAATTCTTTAAATCAGGCGGTTTTCGTACATCCATGGAATAAATCAGAATTTAAGTGTTTTGTTGAGGTAAATGATATGGCAATTCATCGTTATGGATACACAAGACAGGAGCTTTTAAATTTATCGCCTCCTAATTTAACCAAGCAAGGAGAGTTAAGTAGTAAAGAATTAGATAGAATAAGAGAATCGCTTAAAAATTTTGGACATGTTCGCTTCGAAACCAAACATTTAAGTAAATCTGGAGAAATATTTCCCGTTGTTATTCATGCTAATGTGATAGAAATAAATGGTGAAAAATTTATTCAGTCGATTGTTAGGGACGTAAGTGAACAAAAAAAAGCAGCTAAAAAATTAAATCATAAATCTCAAATTGAAAAATTAATTAGCAGTATTTCTAAAGAATTAGTAAGTGCTGATATTAACAAGTTCGACAAGGTAATTGATAAAGCTTTGCAGAGTATTTCGGAAATTATTTTTGCGGATAGAAGTTATATTTTTCTTTTAAATCATAACAAATCTATTGCTGTAAACTCTCACCAATGGTGTAGAGAATGTGTGCCAAATATTTTAGGAGAACAAAAAGAAATTCCTAAAGATATGCTTCATTGGTGGATTCGTAAATTTGAAAATCAGGAGCAAATTTATATTTCGTCCTTAGCTGACTTGCCAAAGGAGGCATTCTTTTCAGCCGATTTTGATATACAGAAACAAGAGCAATCGGGATTATATTTGCCAATTTATTATCAAGAACAATTATTCGGTTTTATAGGTTTTGAAGTATTGCAGGCTAATACAAGTTTGAATAAAAGCGATTTTTATCTTCTTTATACTTTCGCTGATTTATTAGCTGGTGTATTTTATCGCAGAAACTTTGAAGAAAAATTAATAATTGCAAAAGAAAAGGCCGAAGAAAGTGATCGTTTAAAATCTACTTTTTTAGCTTCAATGTCTCATGAGTTAAGAACGCCATTAAATGCAATTATTGGTTTTAGTAGTTTGGTAGATCAAA
This genomic interval from uncultured Marinifilum sp. contains the following:
- a CDS encoding PAS domain S-box protein, giving the protein MTKQYDHNCPDKSDENILKYKKKIEVLEKELEQVREEKNRYVQDLDNAQSVSKYELLFKSTGFGVICRNRLGKIIYANTAASNILGVPNSSLLNLESFEPPVKSIYPDGTEMTASMHPAKKVFKSGKEISNELIGVYNFVNQDYIWLNLTAIPLIDHLGQVKMVYTVFEDISNRIKTDELLADNVARSEALLKTIPDCIIRIDKNGKLLDFHGEDLELFFLYKPVVDEDVRFLFKPDFYRFFSDKKDQLKNRKELLIFEYQNISSSSKKLFFEIRMSCNENNDITAIIRDISTTKTSEQKIEEAKRQHSTLMGNLNGVVYRCLADKNWTMLFVSDGVYDLTGYKASELLNNSFISYGNMIYDEDRKKVEDVVSEACMVNKRFSVEYRVLTKSGKLKWVFEQGLTIKDSSNKILFIEGYISDITERKQAQENIESREAKYRLLFNSLNQAVFVHPWNKSEFKCFVEVNDMAIHRYGYTRQELLNLSPPNLTKQGELSSKELDRIRESLKNFGHVRFETKHLSKSGEIFPVVIHANVIEINGEKFIQSIVRDVSEQKKAAKKLNHKSQIEKLISSISKELVSADINKFDKVIDKALQSISEIIFADRSYIFLLNHNKSIAVNSHQWCRECVPNILGEQKEIPKDMLHWWIRKFENQEQIYISSLADLPKEAFFSADFDIQKQEQSGLYLPIYYQEQLFGFIGFEVLQANTSLNKSDFYLLYTFADLLAGVFYRRNFEEKLIIAKEKAEESDRLKSTFLASMSHELRTPLNAIIGFSSLVDQNTESKSYKKWSRIINSSGKHLLNIIESIFDVSLLQAKEARLENVEFSLSEFFLTLQQYLKSQFKKHNKANLAIQMFSYANSEVFIKADKTKLMQLITNFLNNAIKYTEQGTIEYGYRVEGNNVVFSVSDTGIGIKDEHRHVIFDVFRQIEDSLVSIQSGVGLGLAICKEISDLMNGEIWLESEEGKGSTFFFKLFDVVVNKQEKLRESKVKPPGLSGKTILVVEDVEYNYLLINEMLSLTSAKVIWAKNGKESIRMVNSESSIELILMDIKMPLMDGYEASRRILNLKPDIPIIAQIAYALASDKKQIIEAGFIDYIPKPINETLLYELLKRYLLQKSA